A genome region from Brassica oleracea var. oleracea cultivar TO1000 chromosome C2, BOL, whole genome shotgun sequence includes the following:
- the LOC106324817 gene encoding MIP18 family protein At1g68310-like, which translates to MVSGLINENPTVYERKERRVRTDSTNSDEFSVEPIDQLEIFDHIRDIRDPEHPYSLEQLKVLTEDSVEVDDLKSYVRVTFTPTVEHCSMATIIGLSVRVKLMRSLPPRYKIDIRVAPGSHATEAALNKQLNDKERVAAALENPNLVEMVDECLSPSFE; encoded by the exons ATGGTATCTGGGTTAATAAACGAGAACCCAACTGTGTACGAGAGAAAAGAGCGTCGTGTTCGTACCGATTCCACCAACTCCGATGAGTTCTCCGTAGAACCTATCGATCAGCTCGAGATTTTTG ATCATATAAGAGATATAAGAGATCCAGAGCATCCTTATTCTCTTGAACAACTCAAAGTTCTAACTGAAGACTCTGTTGAAGTTGATGATCTCAAGAGTTATGTCAG GGTTACATTCACTCCAACGGTGGAACATTGTAGCATGGCAACCATTATTGGTCTTTCTGTCCGGGTTAAACTTATGCGCAGCCTTCCTCCTCGTTACAAG ATTGATATAAGGGTAGCACCCGGTTCTCATGCAACAGAGGCTGCAC TCAATAAGCAACTAAACGACAAGGAGCGTGTGGCGGCTGCACTAGAGAATCCAAACCTCGTGGAGATGGTTGATGAATGTCTATCTCCATCATTTGAATGA